The Glaciimonas sp. PCH181 nucleotide sequence ACAAAAAATAAAACTGGCATTCACCTATCCGGCAATCGTCACCGTGGTCGCCTTTGTCATTGTGATTTTTCTATTGACCTACGTCGTACCGCAGATTGTGGCCGTGTTTGCCAACACCAAACAGAAGCTGCCGTTACTGACGATATTAATGCTGGCGGTCTCCGATTTTGTGCGACATTACGGCTTGATAGTATTGGCAATAGTCATCGCTGCGGTCTTCAGCTGGCGCTCGGCATTAAAAAATCCGCAGACTAAAATGCGTTGGCATACCTGGTTATTGGGTGCGCCGCTTTACGGAAGATTTGAACGCAGCCTCAATACGGCGCGCTTTGCCAGCACGCTTGCCATTACCACAGGCTCCGGCGTACCGATTCTGAAGGCACTCCAAACCAGTCGCGATACCTTATCCAACGTCGCCATGCGGCAACAAGTCGATACTGCGGCCGCCAACGTCAGCGAAGGGGTTGGTCTGGCCCAGGCGTTAGCGCGTTACAAGCACTTTCCACCGATGCTGATTCACATGATCAGAGCGGGCGAAGCCACCGGAGAATTACCCGCCATGCTAGACCGCGCCGCCAACGCACAAGAGCAAGACCTGGAACGGCGCGCCATGATGCTTGCCGGTTTGCTAGAGCCTGCATTAATTCTGGCGATGGGCGTCGTGGTACTGCTGATCGTATTAGCCGTGCTGATGCCAATCATTGAAATCAACCAGTTGGTACGTTAAAAACTTGCCACGTTTAAGACCGCCCCCAAATATATGAGCAACTCTCTCGACAGAAATATCCATAGCGCGCTACGACGTTATTCCAAGCGCTTACCCGGATTAGTGAGTCTGATTTTATTTATGCTGTTGTGCGCATGTATCGCTTATTGGATGATGCAATTCATTAAACCGCCAGTACGCGCCATCACGGCCGCACCAACAGCTGATATCGCGCAGATCGACACCTCACAAGGAATGCGATTGTTCGGCGCACAAGGCACCGCAACCATCATCAGCAACTACCAATTAACAGGTGTAGTCGTCGCCAAAATAGCTGCGGAAAGTAGTGCAATACTCAGCGTCGATGGCAAGCCGCCGCAAGCAGTTATGCAAGGCAAAGAACTGTTGCCGGGAGTTATTATCCAGGAAGTGCACGCGAACTATGTACTAGTGTCTGAAGGTGGGATTTCAAAACGGGTAATGCTCCCCAATGATGCAGCCGCGAAGTTAGAGCTGACGACTGTATCAACAACAGAAGTTCCCGCCGCACCCGGGGAACGCAAATTTTAAACTCGGCCGTCGGTCAGTTTTTTTAATTTCCACCGAATGGTGAGCAATTCTGTCAGTGGCGCAGTTCATTAAACTGCACCATCAACTGCGCCAAATACAAATCCAACTGACAATTGATGGCCTTGCATTTTCTGCTTACCAAAGACTGGCACGGCGCCAGATAGTGTGAATCAGGCTGTGCTGATACGCCTGATCTGGCTGCGCTCCCTTAATCTGCGCATCGTGCCTGATGACTGATCATGACCTCCATCAGTGACATCGCAGGGCGCAGGTCCTTTAGAGAAAATATGTATTCCAAGAAATTTACAGCATCGATTATTGGTACGCCGCTCCTGTCAATTAGCTTCCAGGTATCTCCTGCGCAGTAGTCTCTAATCAAACGTAAATAACTTCAACATGCCCCGATTTTCCGGCGGCAAAAAAAAAGAAAACTCTCAGTTAAGGACCGACTTTATCCAATTTTATGATTACGTAAAGCTCGCCATAGTTTTATCGGCAATAGACAAAATTTATGCGTTTATTCATATTCGATACAAGACGAGCGGTAACAAAAATTGAGGGAGTAATAGTTGAAATATCCATATTTAAACAGGCGTTCTTTACTAGCAATAGGCTTAATCGCATCATTCATTGCCCCCGCCTTTTCGACCACATTAATTGAAGCCGATAATGCCCCTAAAAAATTGTCGGTACAGGCACAGATAATGCAGCCGACACATGGTGGGAATCTTATGCTGATCAGACAGGCTTTGTCGAAGCATTAACCCATATTGAATTTAGCCTTGAGATGCTACGCAAAGATCCGGCACAGGCAATAAAGGATTCTGCCGATAGCCGTACCTCATTGTATTGGCTCAAACGGGCGCAGTTCTACAAACGCTGCCAAATACTGCAATGCCCTCCCCTAAAAGCCTGACGTCCAGTATTTTTGATCTCTGCGATAAGCCCGCTAACAGTGATAGATTGGCAACGAATCTCAGATCATTGAGACGCTTTATCCTCCGCCAGTGATGGTGCAGCACTACAATCGCAATTATCCTTTTTTCAACGTACATTTATGGCAATTTTTCCTTTGGGCAACAGTCTCTCAGACGCACTACGACTCCCAGAAACCCGTGCATAATATCGCTCTAGTTATCATTGAAATGCATTCTTTTTCGCTGCTATAGGAGCAACAAATATGACCCCGCAAGAATCCCAGCCACTGCAAGACTTTTTGACCCAATTGGTGCAAGTGCGCGGCGTTCCAAAAGACCCGCAAGCTGATGCGCTGATTAACAGTGCCGTAGCACAGCAACCGGATGCTGCCTACCTTTTAGTACAGCGTGCGCTGTTGATGGATCAGGCACTCAATACGGCAAAAGCGCAAATTGCGACGCTTCAGCGCCAAATTCAGGCACAGGCAGCGCCCGCGCCTGTTAGTAGTTTTCTAGACCAGAATGCTTGGGGCAATACGCCCTCACAAAGCATCCCCGCACGTCCGGCGGCAATGCCGATGATGCAACCGTCTGCGCCTATGCAAGCGCCTCCGATGCAAACGCAAGCACCAGCGGCAGCACCGGGATTTTTTGGCGGCGGGATGGGAAATGTGCTTGGCACGGTTGCGGCTACGGCAGCGGGCGTGGCGGGCGGCGCTTTCTTATTTCAGGGGATTGAACATATGATGCATCCGAACAGCGGTGGCGGTTCTGGATTCATGAACCAAAACGGAATGTCGCCCTCGACCTCTGCTGCGCCGGTGGAAAATACGACTATTAATAATTACTACAACGACGACTCATCGAATGATGACGATCAAAGCAATAACACTGTAGCGTCCAATGACAACAGCGATGACGATTCTGTCATTTGATTCTGTTATTTAGTTAGTACCCCCTACAAAGCCCTCTTTAGCGGCTTTATATGGCAATCGATGCTGAGCAAATAGCGTCGATTGCCAAATAACGCGTTTCGCACGTCTATCAGGATTGCAGCAAGACTAGCTTGCCATTCACACTTCCCTCATCGCCACTCAGCACAATGCCTTCTTGCGGCCTTTTGTAATACTGAACGTTATTACGTCCGCTTTGCTTAGCCTGATACATCGCCGCATCGGCGCATTCAATCAGCGTATTGGCGTCTGTGCCATCTTTCGGAAAGGTCGCTACACCAATACTGGAACCGATATATACCTCTGTGCCGTTCACTGTCAGTGGTCGCGACATTTCTTTCATAATGCGCTCTACGGCGGACGAAATATCACTGCCGTTGACATGTTCCGCCAGCACCATCACAAACTCGTCTCCGCCTAACCGGGCTACGGTATCGCTTTCGCGAATAGCGGCTTTTAAGCGCCTGGCCATTGTGCTGAGTACTTTGTCGCCAGCTTTATGGCCGAATGTATCATTGATGCCTTTGAACTCATCAAGGTCCATAAACAAGACCCAGACTATGCGCGAATATCTGGCTGCATACGTCAGGGCTTGTTTCAAACGATCCTGTAACAACGCCCGATTAGGCAGGCCTGTCAGCACGTCGTGCAAGGAAAGATGCCTTATCCGCTCTTCATTC carries:
- the gspF gene encoding type II secretion system inner membrane protein GspF; its protein translation is MPAFRYEAVDAIGATIKGVLNADSAKAARIDLRAQGLLPISVDAIAQQIDATGNPQRRGFGERLSTIEIALFTRQLASLLEAGLPLEQALTALLEQAERTYQRDLIASIRSDVTGGASLSAALAAHPRDFADIYRALVASGEQIGQLSRVLSRLADYIERRNTLVQKIKLAFTYPAIVTVVAFVIVIFLLTYVVPQIVAVFANTKQKLPLLTILMLAVSDFVRHYGLIVLAIVIAAVFSWRSALKNPQTKMRWHTWLLGAPLYGRFERSLNTARFASTLAITTGSGVPILKALQTSRDTLSNVAMRQQVDTAAANVSEGVGLAQALARYKHFPPMLIHMIRAGEATGELPAMLDRAANAQEQDLERRAMMLAGLLEPALILAMGVVVLLIVLAVLMPIIEINQLVR
- a CDS encoding type II secretion system protein N, translating into MSNSLDRNIHSALRRYSKRLPGLVSLILFMLLCACIAYWMMQFIKPPVRAITAAPTADIAQIDTSQGMRLFGAQGTATIISNYQLTGVVVAKIAAESSAILSVDGKPPQAVMQGKELLPGVIIQEVHANYVLVSEGGISKRVMLPNDAAAKLELTTVSTTEVPAAPGERKF
- a CDS encoding DUF2076 family protein encodes the protein MTPQESQPLQDFLTQLVQVRGVPKDPQADALINSAVAQQPDAAYLLVQRALLMDQALNTAKAQIATLQRQIQAQAAPAPVSSFLDQNAWGNTPSQSIPARPAAMPMMQPSAPMQAPPMQTQAPAAAPGFFGGGMGNVLGTVAATAAGVAGGAFLFQGIEHMMHPNSGGGSGFMNQNGMSPSTSAAPVENTTINNYYNDDSSNDDDQSNNTVASNDNSDDDSVI